In Myxococcus stipitatus, the following are encoded in one genomic region:
- the cysC gene encoding adenylyl-sulfate kinase → MPRDSGFILWLTGMSGAGKSTLSRALRAHLEPLRSVEVMDGDEVRTWLTRGLGFSREDREENVRRIGHVARLLARHGVGVIVAAISPYRSSRAEVRQLATDAGLAFVEVYIQAPLDALIARDVKGLYKKALAGELRNFTGVSDPYEAPESPEVVVRSAEEPVEAGLERVLEALQSRGLLANRAA, encoded by the coding sequence GTGCCGCGAGACTCCGGATTCATCCTCTGGTTGACGGGCATGTCGGGCGCGGGAAAGAGCACGCTCTCGCGAGCGCTGCGCGCGCACCTGGAGCCCTTGCGGTCCGTGGAGGTGATGGATGGCGACGAGGTCCGTACCTGGCTGACGCGGGGCCTGGGCTTCTCGCGCGAGGACCGCGAGGAGAACGTGCGCCGCATCGGACATGTGGCGCGGCTGCTCGCCCGTCACGGAGTGGGCGTCATCGTCGCCGCGATTTCGCCGTACCGGAGCTCTCGTGCGGAGGTGCGCCAGTTGGCGACGGACGCGGGGCTTGCGTTCGTCGAGGTCTACATCCAGGCGCCGCTGGACGCGCTCATCGCCCGGGACGTGAAGGGGCTCTACAAGAAGGCGCTGGCGGGGGAGCTGCGGAACTTCACGGGAGTCTCGGACCCGTATGAGGCGCCCGAGTCCCCCGAGGTCGTCGTCCGCTCCGCCGAGGAGCCGGTTGAGGCGGGACTGGAGCGCGTGTTGGAGGCGCTCCAGTCCAGGGGCTTGCTGGCGAATCGCGCGGCCTAG
- a CDS encoding MBL fold metallo-hydrolase: MLDRPMYLKPNVAIEPLYNQWYAWWFLLSPATAPMFVTNLHLKLMQSFVANPDVHVAALKNPMLMGGPFINHPAARAPRVKELLERTQREQAHMLAYTKAVGELEQLLAPNNGASLEHLYSKVPDMLRGYVELTYDLSNRASARYIEPLLYKSRFYQESSQSVTLMQVDKDWRPYIFSTPRLEEDAPLWLKVPYRHEGLDALFRMRHTPGSPGQVAEMLGVPASASAAFADLFTDTVPRKAPRYDGEGVRVRYFGHACVLLETKDVSILTDPVISYEFPTDLPRFTHADLPEKIDYVVITHGHADHLMMETLIQLRHRVGTIIVPRNNGNSLADPSLRLMLHHTGFKNVVEIDDLQEIPVPGGSITGLPFLGEHSDLAVQAKTAHLVRLDGKSILMAADSNALEPRMYQHLRDIIGPIDILFLGMECEGGPMSWMYGPLLTNPLPRKMDQTRRLNGSDCARAIEITNHLTPKDVYVYAMGQEPWLRHVMILVYDETAPQLIESNKFIEHCRGKGIPAERPYVKMERVLR; the protein is encoded by the coding sequence ATGCTCGACCGACCGATGTACCTCAAGCCGAACGTGGCTATCGAGCCCCTGTACAACCAGTGGTACGCGTGGTGGTTCCTGCTGTCGCCCGCCACGGCGCCCATGTTCGTGACGAACCTGCATCTGAAGCTGATGCAGTCGTTCGTCGCGAATCCCGATGTACACGTGGCCGCGCTGAAGAACCCCATGTTGATGGGGGGCCCCTTCATCAACCACCCGGCCGCGCGAGCGCCCCGGGTCAAGGAGTTGCTAGAGCGGACCCAGCGCGAGCAGGCGCACATGCTCGCGTACACCAAGGCCGTGGGAGAGCTGGAGCAGCTGCTCGCGCCCAACAACGGCGCGTCGCTGGAGCACCTCTACTCCAAGGTGCCGGACATGCTGCGCGGCTACGTGGAGCTCACGTACGACCTCAGCAACCGAGCCAGCGCCCGCTACATCGAGCCCCTGCTCTACAAGAGCCGCTTCTACCAGGAGTCCTCGCAGAGCGTGACGCTCATGCAGGTGGACAAGGACTGGCGCCCCTACATCTTCAGCACGCCGCGGCTCGAGGAGGACGCGCCGCTGTGGCTCAAGGTGCCCTACCGCCACGAGGGCCTGGACGCGCTGTTCCGCATGCGCCACACGCCGGGCTCGCCAGGCCAGGTGGCGGAAATGCTCGGCGTGCCGGCCTCGGCGTCCGCCGCCTTCGCGGACCTGTTCACCGACACCGTGCCTCGCAAGGCGCCCCGCTATGACGGCGAGGGTGTCCGGGTGCGCTACTTCGGCCACGCCTGCGTGCTGCTGGAGACGAAGGACGTCAGCATCCTCACGGACCCCGTCATCAGCTACGAGTTCCCCACGGACCTGCCGCGCTTCACGCACGCGGACCTGCCCGAGAAGATCGACTACGTGGTCATCACCCACGGCCACGCCGACCACCTGATGATGGAGACGCTCATCCAGCTGCGCCACCGCGTGGGCACCATCATCGTGCCTCGCAACAACGGCAACTCGCTGGCGGACCCCTCGCTGCGGCTGATGCTGCACCACACCGGCTTCAAGAACGTGGTGGAGATCGACGACCTGCAGGAGATTCCCGTGCCGGGCGGCTCCATCACCGGCCTGCCCTTCCTCGGCGAGCACAGCGACCTGGCCGTGCAGGCCAAGACGGCGCACCTCGTGCGGCTGGATGGCAAGTCCATCCTGATGGCGGCCGACTCCAACGCGTTGGAGCCGCGCATGTACCAGCACCTGCGCGACATCATCGGCCCCATCGACATCCTGTTCCTGGGCATGGAGTGCGAAGGCGGCCCCATGAGCTGGATGTACGGCCCGCTGCTCACCAACCCGCTGCCGCGCAAGATGGACCAGACCCGGCGCCTCAACGGCTCCGACTGCGCCCGCGCCATCGAAATCACCAACCACCTGACGCCCAAGGATGTCTACGTCTACGCCATGGGCCAGGAGCCCTGGCTGCGCCACGTGATGATCCTCGTCTACGACGAGACGGCCCCGCAGCTCATCGAGTCGAACAAGTTCATCGAGCACTGCCGCGGCAAGGGCATCCCCGCCGAGCGTCCCTACGTGAAGATGGAGCGCGTCCTGCGCTAG